A single region of the Variovorax paradoxus genome encodes:
- a CDS encoding response regulator transcription factor: MALPLESSSPSSPSTVEPGPARPPTAILVVDDHDLLRLGVRALVQAQAASSGASIEVFEAGNVARALALYEEHRDSIGLVLLDLALPDTHGLSGLAEFRLRYPAARIVVLSGTGNTSLAQGAVALGASAFLPKSADLKEVVGFIRACGLLDGGAVQTAPPPVMKTLGGYAETAHASAWQELTPRQMQVLQWVLEGKANKEIAQIANLSEGTVKNHVSTILLLFGVRSRAQLISSLR, from the coding sequence GTGGCTCTTCCGCTCGAATCTTCATCTCCTTCGTCGCCTTCGACCGTGGAACCCGGCCCCGCCCGCCCGCCCACTGCCATCCTGGTGGTGGACGACCACGATCTGCTGCGGCTCGGCGTGCGGGCGCTGGTGCAGGCACAGGCCGCTTCTTCCGGCGCGAGCATCGAGGTATTCGAAGCCGGCAATGTGGCTCGTGCGCTGGCGCTCTATGAAGAGCACCGGGACTCCATCGGCCTGGTGCTGCTGGACCTGGCACTGCCCGATACCCATGGCCTCAGCGGCCTGGCCGAATTTCGCCTGCGTTACCCGGCGGCCCGGATCGTGGTGCTTTCGGGCACAGGCAACACGTCCCTGGCCCAAGGCGCGGTGGCCCTGGGTGCGAGCGCCTTCCTTCCCAAGTCGGCGGATCTGAAGGAGGTGGTGGGCTTTATCCGCGCCTGCGGCCTGCTCGATGGGGGCGCTGTGCAGACTGCGCCTCCCCCCGTCATGAAGACGCTCGGCGGCTACGCCGAAACGGCCCACGCCAGCGCCTGGCAGGAACTCACCCCGCGCCAGATGCAGGTCCTGCAGTGGGTGCTCGAAGGCAAGGCGAACAAGGAAATTGCCCAGATAGCAAACCTGAGCGAAGGCACGGTAAAGAACCACGTATCGACCATCCTGCTGCTGTTCGGCGTGCGTTCGCGCGCGCAATTGATCAGCAGCCTGCGTTGA
- a CDS encoding RsmD family RNA methyltransferase yields the protein MPQKKAAAAKRPPSSSSPSSQSPSRSKSRPSEVRIIGGQWKRTRLSVADKPGLRPTPDRVRETLFNWLASIAGAGGGELPGWHCVDAFAGTGALGLEAASRGAASVLLCEQDAALVGQLQAAKTKLSAEAVRIERGNGLTALERVAAGSLDAVFLDPPFDSTALYEPSLRAAGRAVKAGGAVYLEAPRKWTDEELAAVGLVGFRYLKAGAVHAHLLRHLATGTA from the coding sequence ATGCCCCAGAAGAAAGCCGCAGCCGCCAAGCGCCCCCCCTCGTCGTCATCGCCGTCATCGCAATCGCCCTCCCGATCCAAATCGCGGCCGAGCGAAGTGCGCATCATCGGAGGCCAGTGGAAGCGCACCCGTCTTTCCGTGGCCGACAAGCCGGGCCTGCGCCCCACGCCCGACCGCGTGAGGGAAACGCTGTTCAACTGGCTCGCAAGCATCGCGGGTGCGGGTGGCGGCGAGTTGCCGGGCTGGCATTGCGTCGACGCGTTCGCGGGCACTGGCGCCCTGGGCCTGGAGGCCGCTTCGCGCGGCGCCGCGAGCGTGCTGCTGTGCGAACAAGACGCCGCGCTGGTGGGGCAGCTGCAGGCCGCCAAGACCAAGCTCTCGGCCGAGGCCGTGCGCATCGAGCGCGGCAACGGGCTCACCGCGCTCGAACGCGTTGCCGCAGGCAGCCTGGATGCCGTATTTCTCGACCCGCCTTTCGACAGCACCGCCCTCTACGAACCTTCGCTGCGCGCCGCGGGCCGGGCCGTGAAGGCTGGGGGAGCCGTCTATCTGGAAGCACCTCGCAAGTGGACCGACGAGGAGCTCGCCGCCGTCGGCCTTGTTGGTTTTCGTTACCTAAAGGCGGGTGCCGTGCACGCGCACTTGCTGCGGCACCTTGCGACCGGAACCGCATAG
- a CDS encoding DUF962 domain-containing protein — MMHTADAPAAAGDRKVDRLLAHYGESHRHPTNELIHFVAIPAIMLSIVGLLYALHPWVAYGFVAASLFYYATLRSPAFLITMLAGTALVLAVVQAMGTLVLPISAAIFVVAWIFQFIGHKIEGRKPSFFEDIQYLWVGPLFVLSRLFLRLGIRW; from the coding sequence ATCATGCACACCGCCGATGCCCCCGCCGCGGCAGGCGACCGCAAGGTCGACCGGCTGCTTGCCCACTATGGCGAAAGCCACCGCCACCCAACCAACGAGCTGATTCACTTCGTCGCGATCCCCGCCATCATGCTGAGCATCGTCGGCCTGCTGTATGCGCTGCATCCGTGGGTGGCGTACGGCTTCGTGGCGGCGAGCCTCTTCTACTACGCCACCCTGCGTTCGCCCGCCTTCCTGATCACCATGCTGGCCGGAACGGCCCTGGTGCTGGCGGTGGTTCAGGCCATGGGCACCCTTGTGCTGCCGATTTCCGCCGCCATCTTTGTAGTGGCATGGATCTTCCAGTTCATCGGCCACAAGATAGAAGGCAGGAAACCTTCGTTCTTCGAAGACATCCAATACCTCTGGGTGGGGCCGCTGTTCGTACTCTCGAGGCTGTTTTTGCGCCTGGGTATCCGCTGGTAA
- a CDS encoding M16 family metallopeptidase, which produces MIAMKKILRPALFAIAAALAGAAQAALPIEHWTLASGAKIYLVSTQALPIVDVQIDFDAGSRRDPAAQAGLASVTAAMVEKGVRAGKNGEPALDENALGEAWADLGAEFNASAGTDRASYSLRTLSDPALLSKVVALASREIGEPAFPDDVWQRERERINASLREANTKPATIAGRAFAQSVYGSHPYGQDVTEATLARIDTAAMRQRYQQFIVPCRAKLSIVGAVTRAEAEAMATALLSRLPGPEACTPLPSIAPVTALAAPKDERIPFASAQAHVFIGQPGYPRKDPDHFALTLGNYVLGGGGFVSRLTNEVREKRGLAYSVYSGFSPGLDAGAFRIGFQTRPDQAEEAVKISREVLAKFVTEGPTAAELKAAKDNLIGGFPLLMDSNRKLIGNVANIAWHDLPLDYLDTWTARMNAVTATEVRAAFARKLQPERMVTVVVGGK; this is translated from the coding sequence ATGATTGCCATGAAAAAAATTCTCCGTCCCGCGCTGTTCGCCATCGCTGCCGCCCTTGCAGGCGCCGCGCAGGCTGCACTCCCCATCGAACACTGGACGCTCGCGAGCGGTGCCAAGATCTACCTGGTGTCGACCCAGGCGCTGCCCATCGTCGACGTGCAGATCGACTTCGACGCCGGCAGCCGGCGCGACCCGGCGGCGCAAGCTGGCCTGGCCAGCGTGACCGCCGCCATGGTCGAGAAAGGCGTGCGCGCCGGCAAGAACGGCGAGCCCGCGCTCGACGAGAACGCGCTGGGCGAAGCCTGGGCCGATTTGGGCGCCGAGTTCAACGCGAGCGCCGGAACCGACCGCGCCAGCTATTCGCTGCGCACCCTGTCCGACCCGGCCCTCCTGTCCAAGGTGGTGGCGCTGGCTTCGCGCGAGATCGGCGAGCCGGCCTTCCCCGACGATGTGTGGCAGCGCGAGCGCGAACGCATCAATGCATCGCTGAGGGAGGCCAATACCAAGCCGGCGACCATCGCCGGCCGCGCCTTTGCGCAAAGCGTCTATGGCAGCCACCCGTATGGCCAGGACGTGACCGAAGCCACGCTGGCACGCATCGACACGGCGGCCATGCGGCAGCGCTACCAGCAGTTCATCGTGCCGTGCCGCGCCAAGCTCAGCATCGTCGGCGCCGTGACGCGCGCGGAAGCGGAAGCCATGGCCACCGCGCTGCTCTCGCGGCTGCCTGGCCCCGAGGCCTGCACTCCGCTGCCGTCCATTGCGCCGGTGACCGCGCTTGCGGCGCCGAAGGACGAGCGCATTCCGTTCGCGTCGGCCCAGGCCCACGTCTTCATCGGCCAGCCCGGCTATCCGCGCAAGGACCCGGACCACTTCGCACTCACACTCGGCAACTACGTGCTGGGCGGCGGCGGCTTCGTTTCGCGGCTCACCAACGAAGTGCGCGAGAAGCGCGGCCTGGCCTACAGCGTCTACAGCGGCTTTTCGCCGGGGCTGGACGCCGGGGCATTCCGCATCGGCTTTCAGACGCGGCCCGACCAGGCTGAAGAGGCGGTGAAGATCTCCCGCGAGGTGCTCGCCAAGTTCGTGACCGAAGGCCCGACCGCCGCCGAGCTGAAGGCGGCCAAGGACAACCTGATCGGCGGCTTCCCGCTCCTGATGGACAGCAACCGCAAGCTCATCGGCAACGTGGCCAACATTGCGTGGCACGACCTGCCGCTCGACTATCTGGATACCTGGACCGCGCGCATGAACGCCGTTACCGCGACCGAGGTGCGTGCCGCGTTTGCGCGCAAGCTGCAGCCCGAACGCATGGTGACGGTGGTGGTGGGCGGCAAGTGA
- a CDS encoding LysE/ArgO family amino acid transporter — protein sequence MVTEQITTAFANGLFMSLVLIVAIGAQNAYVLRQGLRREHVSAVVLFCAASDALLITAGVAGMAQALQGRPAVATALAGLGALFLGGYGLRALWRSRQPGALQATAQGASLSRAAVLAQAAGFTLLNPHVYLDTVLLVGSTGAQYGGALKAWFVAGATLASALWFSALGFGARWLAPVFARPRAWQVLDALIGGTMLVLAALLARRAFLGI from the coding sequence ATGGTCACCGAACAAATCACCACCGCTTTCGCAAACGGGCTCTTCATGAGCCTGGTGCTCATCGTCGCCATCGGCGCGCAGAACGCCTATGTGCTGCGCCAGGGCTTGCGGCGCGAGCATGTGAGCGCCGTGGTGCTGTTCTGCGCGGCGAGCGACGCGCTCCTGATCACGGCGGGCGTGGCCGGTATGGCGCAGGCGCTGCAAGGGCGGCCTGCGGTGGCCACGGCACTCGCGGGGCTTGGCGCCCTGTTCCTGGGCGGCTACGGGTTGCGCGCGCTGTGGCGCTCGCGGCAGCCCGGTGCGCTGCAGGCTACGGCCCAGGGCGCATCGCTTTCGCGCGCCGCCGTGCTCGCTCAGGCGGCAGGCTTCACGCTGCTGAATCCGCATGTCTACTTGGACACCGTGCTGCTCGTCGGCAGCACCGGCGCGCAGTACGGCGGAGCGCTCAAGGCCTGGTTCGTCGCGGGGGCGACGCTGGCAAGCGCGCTGTGGTTCTCTGCGCTGGGCTTCGGCGCGCGGTGGCTGGCACCGGTGTTCGCGCGCCCGCGTGCCTGGCAGGTGCTGGACGCGCTGATCGGCGGCACGATGCTCGTGCTTGCCGCGCTGCTCGCGCGGCGGGCCTTTCTCGGCATCTAG
- a CDS encoding ATP-binding response regulator, which produces MAADTPLSQRVLREHVASVYFNYKATFLARLVFVLVLGGFMYLQLGDPMVLPFVVLHLALYLGMYFTPRWNPSVPAAESAWWARKITRIVTLLGFADALAPWIFVPAGNLPVTAALMVVMMGNCARAVQSLRPLKAALFGHTLPMMGGLIVALAWQGDPIHLFLAAFAAIYLVLMLRVGVQEHQLLADSLALRFEKEALAVRLEEQIAATERASEEKTRFLASASHDLRQPLHAIALFGAALENELRGRLEGVHAERLMRAVNALGTSLDTMLDVSRLDAGVVTPEIRAVQLDALFLPLNHMFSPQAEQKELQLRVRASGLWVRSDPQLLHRMLSNLIDNALKYTVNGGVTVRARARGDAVWIEVRDTGVGIAPEQIGRIFEEFYQVGNPGRDRSQGLGIGLSIVQRLSRLLDHPLQVHSRPGRGTHFRVVLPAAAPLAVSSLQGTEAHRQRAAGAQALPRRVLLVDDEAEIREAMGELLRSWSIEVEAVADEAQAEKALARAEGQARPFDLLVCDYRLAEGNDGLDAGQRLRRRHGTDMPLLLVTGETAPERLQRVRASGVAVLFKPVDAGKLFRTLSELVPTGAT; this is translated from the coding sequence ATGGCCGCCGACACGCCGCTGAGCCAGCGGGTGCTGCGCGAGCACGTGGCTTCGGTGTATTTCAACTACAAGGCGACGTTCCTGGCTCGCCTGGTCTTCGTTCTGGTGCTCGGCGGGTTCATGTACCTGCAGCTGGGCGATCCCATGGTGCTGCCGTTCGTCGTGCTGCACCTGGCGCTGTACCTGGGCATGTACTTCACGCCGCGATGGAACCCATCCGTGCCGGCGGCGGAAAGCGCCTGGTGGGCCCGCAAGATCACCCGCATCGTGACGCTGCTCGGGTTTGCCGATGCGCTCGCACCGTGGATCTTCGTGCCCGCAGGCAACCTGCCCGTCACCGCCGCGCTGATGGTGGTGATGATGGGCAACTGCGCACGCGCGGTGCAGTCGCTGCGGCCGCTGAAGGCGGCGCTGTTCGGCCACACGCTGCCGATGATGGGTGGGCTGATCGTTGCCCTGGCGTGGCAGGGCGATCCCATCCATCTCTTTCTTGCGGCCTTTGCCGCGATCTATCTTGTTCTGATGCTGCGCGTGGGCGTGCAGGAGCACCAACTGCTGGCGGATTCGCTGGCCCTGCGCTTCGAAAAGGAAGCGCTGGCGGTGCGGCTGGAGGAGCAGATCGCCGCCACCGAACGTGCCAGCGAAGAGAAGACCCGCTTCCTTGCCAGCGCCAGCCATGACCTGCGGCAGCCGCTGCATGCCATAGCGCTGTTCGGCGCCGCACTCGAAAACGAATTGCGCGGCCGCCTCGAAGGAGTCCATGCGGAGCGCCTGATGCGCGCGGTGAACGCGCTGGGCACCTCGCTCGACACCATGCTCGACGTCTCGCGGCTCGACGCGGGTGTGGTCACGCCGGAGATCCGGGCGGTGCAGCTCGACGCCTTGTTCCTGCCGCTCAACCACATGTTTTCGCCGCAGGCCGAACAGAAGGAGCTGCAGCTGCGCGTGCGCGCGAGTGGATTGTGGGTGCGCAGCGATCCGCAACTGCTGCACCGCATGCTCTCCAACCTGATCGACAACGCGCTCAAGTACACCGTGAACGGCGGCGTGACCGTGAGGGCGCGGGCGCGCGGCGATGCCGTGTGGATCGAAGTGCGCGACACCGGCGTCGGCATCGCGCCCGAGCAGATCGGCCGCATCTTCGAAGAGTTCTACCAGGTCGGCAACCCGGGCCGGGACCGATCGCAGGGGTTGGGTATCGGCCTGTCGATCGTGCAGCGCCTGTCGCGCCTGCTGGACCATCCGCTGCAGGTGCATTCGCGCCCGGGGCGGGGCACCCACTTCCGTGTGGTGTTGCCCGCCGCCGCGCCGCTGGCTGTTTCCAGCTTGCAAGGCACCGAGGCTCACCGGCAGCGCGCCGCAGGGGCCCAGGCGCTGCCCCGACGCGTGCTGCTGGTCGACGACGAGGCGGAGATCCGGGAGGCCATGGGCGAGCTGCTGCGCTCCTGGTCCATCGAGGTGGAGGCCGTGGCCGATGAGGCGCAGGCGGAAAAGGCCTTGGCGCGGGCGGAAGGCCAGGCGCGGCCCTTCGACCTGCTGGTGTGCGACTACCGCCTGGCCGAGGGCAATGATGGGCTCGACGCTGGCCAGCGCCTTCGCCGGCGCCATGGCACCGACATGCCGCTGTTGCTGGTCACCGGCGAAACCGCGCCCGAACGCTTGCAGCGTGTCCGGGCCTCGGGCGTGGCCGTGCTGTTCAAGCCGGTCGACGCCGGCAAGCTGTTTCGAACCCTGAGCGAACTCGTGCCCACCGGCGCGACATGA
- a CDS encoding LysR family transcriptional regulator ArgP: MLDYAALNALAAVVREGSFERAARALNVTPSAVSQRVKLLEERTGGALLVRGQPCVPTEAGQQLCRHFERVGMLEHELRDAMPALGMAGSGGNERERVTVRVAVNADSLATWFMAAAAAFARQEESALLDLTVDDQDHTAERLRSGAVLAAVTALAQPVVGCNSEALGTMHYVAAASPEFMHRYFAKGVGARTLADAPSLVFDRKDRLQARWVRRICHRSVETPRHWLPSAHGFLEAARAGMGWGMLPVSMAADAMRTGALAELVPGSALQVPLYWQQARAAPQLLERLRTTVRAAAGSGAHALR; encoded by the coding sequence ATGCTCGACTACGCCGCCCTGAACGCATTGGCCGCCGTGGTGCGCGAAGGCAGCTTCGAGCGCGCCGCGCGCGCACTGAACGTCACGCCCTCGGCCGTCTCGCAGCGCGTGAAGCTGCTCGAGGAACGCACGGGCGGTGCATTGCTGGTGCGCGGACAGCCTTGCGTGCCCACCGAAGCGGGCCAGCAGCTCTGCCGCCACTTCGAACGCGTGGGCATGCTGGAACACGAACTGCGCGACGCGATGCCGGCGCTCGGCATGGCCGGCAGCGGCGGCAACGAGCGCGAACGGGTCACGGTGCGCGTGGCAGTCAACGCAGACAGCCTGGCCACCTGGTTCATGGCGGCCGCCGCGGCCTTTGCCAGACAGGAAGAATCCGCCCTGCTCGACCTGACCGTGGACGACCAGGACCACACCGCCGAGCGCCTGCGCAGCGGCGCCGTGCTGGCCGCGGTCACGGCCCTGGCGCAGCCGGTGGTCGGCTGCAACAGCGAAGCCCTGGGCACCATGCACTACGTGGCGGCCGCGAGCCCCGAATTCATGCACCGGTATTTCGCCAAGGGCGTGGGTGCGCGCACATTGGCCGATGCACCCAGCCTGGTGTTCGACCGCAAGGACCGGTTGCAGGCGCGCTGGGTGCGGCGCATCTGCCATCGCAGCGTCGAGACGCCGCGGCACTGGCTGCCCTCTGCGCACGGTTTTCTCGAGGCGGCGCGGGCCGGCATGGGCTGGGGCATGCTCCCCGTGAGCATGGCGGCCGATGCGATGCGCACGGGCGCGCTGGCAGAGCTGGTGCCGGGCTCCGCGCTCCAGGTGCCGCTTTACTGGCAGCAGGCGCGCGCGGCGCCGCAGCTCCTCGAACGACTCAGGACGACGGTGCGCGCAGCCGCCGGCAGCGGCGCACACGCCTTGCGCTGA
- the rpoH gene encoding RNA polymerase sigma factor RpoH, whose translation MTTLSGASANQLAVANPWSMVPPLGNLDAYISAANRLPMLTLEEEQGFARRLRDHNDLEAAGALILSHLRLVVSISRQYLGYGLPHGDLIQEGNVGLMKAVRRFDPDQGVRLVSYAMHWIKAEIHEYILKNWRMVKVATTKAQRKLFFNLRSMKQGFKADSAAADNGTHRDTLSPDEVSQMATRLNVKPEEVLEMETRLSGGDVLLDPGPSDDGDEAFGPIAYLADATQEPTALLESQQRDRLSSDGIATALEALDERSRRIVEERWLKVNDDGSGGMTLHDLAAVYGVSAERIRQIEVAAMKKMKKALADYA comes from the coding sequence ATGACCACGCTGTCTGGAGCCTCTGCCAACCAGCTCGCCGTCGCCAATCCATGGTCGATGGTGCCGCCGCTGGGCAACCTGGATGCTTATATTTCGGCCGCCAACCGCCTGCCGATGCTCACGCTCGAAGAAGAGCAGGGCTTCGCGCGCCGTTTGCGCGACCACAACGACCTCGAAGCGGCCGGTGCGCTGATCCTCTCGCACTTGCGCCTCGTGGTTTCCATTTCGCGCCAATACCTGGGTTACGGCCTGCCTCACGGCGACCTGATCCAGGAGGGCAACGTCGGCCTCATGAAGGCCGTGAGGCGCTTCGACCCCGATCAGGGTGTGCGGCTGGTGAGCTACGCCATGCACTGGATCAAGGCCGAGATTCACGAGTACATCCTGAAGAATTGGCGCATGGTCAAGGTCGCGACGACCAAGGCCCAGCGCAAGCTGTTCTTCAACCTGCGCTCGATGAAGCAGGGCTTCAAGGCCGATTCGGCCGCGGCCGACAACGGCACGCACCGCGACACGCTGAGCCCCGACGAGGTGTCGCAAATGGCGACCCGGCTCAACGTCAAGCCCGAAGAAGTGCTCGAAATGGAAACCCGGCTGTCGGGCGGCGACGTGCTGCTCGATCCGGGTCCGTCGGACGACGGCGATGAAGCCTTCGGCCCGATCGCCTACCTGGCCGACGCCACGCAGGAACCGACCGCCCTGCTCGAATCGCAGCAGCGCGACCGGCTCTCGAGCGACGGCATTGCCACTGCGCTCGAGGCGCTGGACGAACGCAGCCGCCGCATCGTGGAAGAGCGCTGGCTCAAGGTCAACGACGACGGTTCGGGCGGCATGACGCTGCACGACCTGGCGGCGGTGTACGGCGTGAGCGCCGAGCGCATTCGCCAGATCGAAGTCGCGGCGATGAAGAAGATGAAGAAGGCGCTGGCCGACTACGCGTAA
- a CDS encoding M16 family metallopeptidase: MKHPSPRRAASGAVLAMALSALWAAPVLAQPTPASAASVSSSTPVSPAAAAAAPAPQQFTLANGMTLLVLPDRRAPTAVQMVWVRVGSVDEVDGTSGVAHVLEHMMFKGTKTIKPGEFSRRVAALGGQENAFTSRDFTGYYQQIPVASLEQVMKLESDRFANNQWSDDEFKREIEVVKEERRMRTEDQPRALLGEQQNAAVFTASPYQRPVVGWMSDLDAMTPDDAREFFRRWYVPANAAVVVVGDVDVAKVRALAEKYYGSIPARAVPPRKPRTEPAQRGIRRIEFKAPAEQAYVSLAFRIPQLENIDAADSDVWALEVLSAVLDGYTGARLDRALTQGPDRVADSAGAYSGLAGRGPQLFTLVGVPAHGKTAEAVEAALRAQVARIAKEGVGEAELARVKTQWVASETYKRDSVMAQARELGSNWVQGLPLDSSARIIAKLQAVTPAQVQAVAAKYFGDDQLTVATLRPLPPEAKPRGRGFAAPAGEMR, from the coding sequence ATGAAACACCCCTCGCCACGCCGTGCTGCGTCTGGTGCGGTGCTGGCAATGGCGCTTTCCGCGCTGTGGGCGGCGCCTGTACTCGCCCAGCCCACACCGGCTTCCGCCGCCTCTGTCAGTTCTTCCACTCCCGTTTCACCGGCCGCTGCCGCCGCGGCGCCTGCGCCCCAGCAGTTCACCCTGGCCAACGGCATGACGCTGCTGGTGCTGCCCGACAGGCGCGCACCCACCGCGGTGCAGATGGTCTGGGTGCGCGTGGGCTCCGTGGACGAGGTCGACGGCACCTCGGGCGTGGCCCACGTGCTCGAGCACATGATGTTCAAGGGCACCAAGACCATCAAGCCTGGTGAGTTCTCGCGCCGCGTGGCGGCCCTGGGCGGCCAGGAAAACGCGTTCACCTCGCGCGACTTCACCGGCTACTACCAGCAGATTCCGGTGGCCAGCCTCGAGCAGGTCATGAAGCTCGAGTCGGACCGCTTTGCCAACAACCAGTGGTCCGACGACGAGTTCAAGCGCGAGATCGAAGTGGTCAAGGAAGAGCGCCGCATGCGCACCGAAGACCAGCCGCGCGCATTGCTGGGCGAACAGCAGAACGCCGCGGTGTTCACGGCTTCGCCCTACCAGCGCCCCGTGGTCGGCTGGATGAGCGACCTGGACGCCATGACGCCCGACGACGCGCGCGAATTCTTCCGGCGCTGGTACGTGCCCGCCAACGCCGCCGTGGTGGTGGTCGGCGATGTCGACGTGGCCAAGGTGCGCGCACTGGCCGAGAAGTACTACGGCAGCATTCCCGCGCGCGCCGTGCCCCCGCGCAAGCCGCGCACCGAGCCCGCGCAACGCGGCATCCGCCGCATCGAATTCAAGGCGCCGGCGGAGCAGGCCTACGTGTCGCTCGCGTTCCGCATTCCGCAGCTCGAGAACATCGACGCTGCGGACAGCGACGTGTGGGCGCTCGAAGTGCTGTCGGCCGTGCTCGACGGCTACACCGGCGCACGGCTCGACCGCGCGCTGACCCAGGGCCCCGATCGCGTGGCCGATTCCGCGGGTGCCTATTCGGGGCTGGCCGGGCGCGGGCCGCAGCTGTTCACGCTGGTGGGCGTGCCGGCGCACGGAAAGACCGCCGAGGCGGTGGAGGCGGCATTGCGGGCGCAGGTGGCGCGCATCGCGAAAGAAGGCGTGGGCGAGGCCGAACTCGCGCGCGTCAAGACGCAATGGGTGGCCAGCGAAACCTACAAGCGCGATTCCGTGATGGCGCAGGCCCGCGAACTCGGAAGCAATTGGGTCCAGGGGCTGCCGCTCGACTCCAGCGCCCGCATCATCGCGAAGCTGCAGGCCGTGACCCCGGCCCAGGTGCAGGCGGTGGCCGCCAAGTACTTCGGAGACGACCAGCTCACGGTAGCCACCTTGCGCCCGCTGCCGCCGGAAGCCAAGCCCCGAGGACGCGGCTTTGCAGCGCCCGCGGGCGAGATGCGTTGA
- a CDS encoding DNA alkylation repair protein: MDAAVAFAPVDHLKTRKGAFRIALIPPEVLRALNDGLLETVNLNEFLALELPQLARSIAGHIGLDPASERLADTLAMLGAFKPMQRHGHIARALYDLAAVHAERDAVAHRLATHASDVARCWAAQWVALSGLPLAAQLHAVRRFAADPHFGVREIAWMAVREAVIASLDESLALLQPWVADADPNIRRFASELTRPRGVWCAQIEALKAEPWRALPLIEPLRADTSRYVQNSVANWLNDASKTQPEWVDRLCTRWTDESDVPATRYIVKRALRTLSKQA; encoded by the coding sequence ATGGACGCTGCCGTTGCCTTCGCCCCGGTCGATCACCTGAAGACGCGCAAGGGTGCGTTCCGCATCGCGCTCATTCCGCCCGAGGTGCTGCGCGCACTGAACGACGGGTTGCTCGAAACCGTCAACCTCAACGAATTCCTGGCACTGGAGCTGCCGCAGCTTGCGCGCAGCATCGCGGGCCATATCGGCCTGGATCCGGCGAGCGAGCGGCTGGCCGACACGCTCGCCATGCTCGGCGCCTTCAAGCCGATGCAGCGGCACGGCCACATTGCGCGCGCGCTCTACGACCTGGCGGCGGTGCATGCCGAGCGCGATGCCGTCGCACACCGGCTGGCCACGCATGCCAGCGACGTGGCGCGCTGCTGGGCCGCGCAGTGGGTGGCACTTTCGGGTTTGCCACTGGCGGCGCAGTTGCACGCGGTGCGCCGGTTTGCCGCCGATCCGCACTTCGGCGTGCGCGAAATCGCCTGGATGGCGGTGCGCGAAGCAGTCATTGCCTCGCTCGACGAGTCGCTGGCGCTGCTGCAGCCATGGGTGGCCGATGCCGACCCGAACATCCGCCGCTTTGCCAGCGAACTCACGCGCCCGCGCGGCGTGTGGTGCGCACAGATCGAGGCGCTCAAGGCCGAACCGTGGCGCGCGCTGCCGCTCATCGAGCCGCTGCGCGCCGACACCAGCCGCTATGTGCAGAACTCGGTGGCCAACTGGCTCAACGATGCGAGCAAGACCCAGCCGGAGTGGGTCGACCGGCTCTGCACGCGCTGGACCGATGAGTCGGACGTGCCGGCAACCCGGTACATCGTCAAGCGCGCGCTGCGAACCCTTTCGAAGCAGGCATGA
- the coaD gene encoding pantetheine-phosphate adenylyltransferase: MASNVIAVYPGTFDPITLGHEDVVRRATQLFSKVIVAVAAGHHKKALFTLQERMEMAREAVKPYSDQVTVESFSGLLRDFVVARGGKAMVRGLRAVTDFDYEFQLAGMNRSLMPDVETVFLTPSDKYQFISSTFVREIAMLGGEIHKFVSPDVETHLAAKVRSLGRE, translated from the coding sequence ATGGCCAGCAACGTGATCGCGGTTTATCCCGGCACTTTCGATCCCATCACCCTCGGCCACGAGGACGTGGTGCGGCGTGCAACCCAGCTTTTTTCGAAGGTCATCGTCGCGGTTGCGGCGGGCCACCACAAGAAAGCGCTCTTCACCTTGCAAGAACGCATGGAAATGGCGCGCGAAGCTGTGAAGCCCTATAGCGACCAGGTCACGGTCGAGAGCTTTTCGGGCCTCCTGCGCGACTTTGTGGTGGCGCGCGGCGGCAAGGCCATGGTGCGCGGCCTGCGCGCCGTGACCGACTTCGACTACGAATTCCAGCTGGCGGGCATGAACCGATCGCTGATGCCCGATGTGGAAACCGTGTTCCTGACGCCCAGCGACAAATACCAGTTCATATCTAGCACCTTCGTGCGCGAGATCGCCATGCTTGGTGGCGAGATCCACAAGTTCGTTTCGCCCGATGTGGAGACGCATCTGGCCGCAAAGGTGCGCAGCCTCGGTCGTGAATAG